In a single window of the Leptospira sanjuanensis genome:
- a CDS encoding STAS domain-containing protein translates to MEIRSRLSGNILKLKLRGRLDSASAEDFYSYLKSKWEEGIRKFLFSCEELEYIESEGISVLARFENFLKSRGASSAYCAFNEECKTLLSFLGFGKSIAFFEDPTRAEEYLSLIKIQDQRSSKGAPSAISKIKKNSPVQFYSSGSQKISGSGGSHSIYIPEIQTVPETENVSDSGSSSEFAKPTSFAGSSGLASQSQRLQAFLNDEKEETTSSDESAGPAHSGASSESNAGAVRSEGADVYSAKSALEKAIRTEKNFPKRIIYCGACSSRIRVSKPGRYQCPACQIQFDLNAMGGVRYLEKLLGP, encoded by the coding sequence GTGGAAATCCGATCCAGACTTTCCGGAAATATTCTCAAGCTCAAGCTGCGGGGCCGATTGGATTCGGCGAGCGCGGAGGATTTTTATTCTTATCTTAAATCCAAATGGGAAGAAGGAATCCGCAAATTCTTATTTTCCTGCGAGGAATTGGAATACATCGAATCCGAAGGGATCAGCGTTCTCGCGAGATTCGAAAATTTTCTGAAAAGCAGGGGAGCTTCTTCCGCCTATTGCGCGTTCAACGAAGAATGCAAAACCCTTCTCAGCTTTTTGGGATTCGGCAAGTCGATCGCGTTCTTTGAGGATCCGACTCGAGCGGAAGAATATCTTTCTCTCATCAAGATTCAGGATCAGAGAAGTTCTAAGGGAGCGCCGAGCGCGATTTCCAAAATCAAAAAGAATTCTCCCGTTCAATTCTATTCTTCCGGATCGCAGAAAATTTCCGGTTCCGGCGGTTCGCATTCGATTTATATTCCCGAGATTCAAACCGTTCCCGAAACGGAAAACGTTTCGGATTCCGGTTCTTCCTCGGAATTTGCTAAACCGACATCCTTTGCCGGATCTTCCGGACTCGCGAGTCAGTCGCAGAGATTGCAGGCGTTCTTAAACGATGAGAAAGAAGAAACGACTTCTTCCGATGAATCGGCAGGCCCAGCGCATTCGGGTGCTTCTTCCGAGTCGAACGCGGGAGCCGTAAGAAGTGAAGGGGCCGACGTTTACTCGGCAAAGTCCGCGTTGGAGAAGGCGATCCGCACCGAAAAGAATTTTCCGAAGCGGATCATTTATTGCGGCGCTTGTTCTTCCCGGATCCGAGTTTCCAAACCGGGAAGATATCAATGTCCGGCATGTCAGATTCAGTTTGACCTAAACGCCATGGGCGGAGTTCGATACCTAGAAAAACTTCTAGGACCCTGA